CTCATACAGAAGTGGAGAGTGAAAAATTCTGCTGGACTCCATTGAATAATTTGGAATGAAAACATATTATCAGTTATAAATCAATACAAACTTATGGATTGAGTAATATTTTAGCAACAGTCTCCAGacatgcatgtttgtgtgtttacCAGTTTGGGAGTGGACCTATCCAATCATACTCAACATTTGGAAACATATTCTTTTTATTTGCAATGACACTGAGAACTGCGGTGGAAGCATGGTATAGGGAACACAATAGGTTCCAAAGTATTGTTGCCTTCTTTCACACAACAATTACATTGAAATGGAAGCAAAACACTTTCAATAATatttaagtgtcttttaaatgttttctttgcATTTACTGTATACGTCATTTGTTATGCAGTCTTTATGTTGATCTCAAATCATTGCATTTATTTgaataacaaaaagaaaatgctcaGTGAGTCATTTCTGCCTAGCAAATAAATACCAAGCTGTGTGAAGCAGTAACACATTCAGTTATGAAGCCAACTCTGAACAcataatgggaaatgcaagaaTTACTTTGCATTCATATACTGTATTAAGATTTTGCAAATAGATATTGCAGAGTTTGAGAAATTATGAATTTATAAATCTGTTTCTTTCCCACAGATCATCTTTTATGAGAACAGGAACTTCGGAACTTCCAGGGTCGGCACTATGAGTGCAGCAGTGACTGTGCCGGCCTGACCCTTTACTTCAGCCGCTGTAACTCCATCCGTGTTGAGAGTGACTGGTGGGTGCTGTATGAGAAACCCAATTACATGGGATACCAGTATGTTCTGACCAGGGGAGAATATCCTGACCATCAGCGCTGGATGGGATTTAAAAACAACATCTGGTCATATCAGACTTACCCATACATACGCTGTTTCTGATGGTTTGTATTTTTTGACCAAACTcacactgaaaaaaaattaatgcacTCAACATTTAGATTTGTGCAAATCATTGTAAAGGACATCTTTAttttcacagataacaaggtgcagatctggatgaacacagcaagccaagcagcattagaggaggaaaattttctgaagaagggcctaggcctgaaacgttagccttcctgctcctctgatgctgcttggcctgctgtgttcatccagctctacaccttgttatctcggattctccagcatctgtagttcctactgtctctttattttcagttttgattttagcTTTCATCAGTAATGGTAACAAATAGGGGATTGCCACACAACCAATTTGATTTACCAATCCACTATGTTGTGTTTCTGTCACTACCAAAAGCTAGGAACTGCCCTTGACACCTTGTAACTGCACTTGAAATATGGCTGGACTGTCAGCCAACAGTTGTGCGAACTGGGAAGTTAGTTGTATGTCATATACTGACAACCTGTCGCAAACCTGATGATCATCTGGGATAAAATTGAAACACTTACTAATTACGAATCAGCTATTCAGAACTGGAAGGCAATTTGGCATATTGATATTGCAGAAAGTAACAAGGTAAAATTGACTAAAATATGACTCATTACAATTTGTCGATAGACATGTTTGTATTCACCCCATTTATCTTACTGTAAATATTGAAAAGATTACAGAAATAGGAAAGCCGACCCAACATGGAAAAGCAGTCTCTTCACAACGGGAGCCAGAAATACTTGAAGATTTTTACTGATATCAATATACTTCTGTCCGTAAACACAAAATATTACCAATCCCACAAGAATTGAATGTAGATATATTTGGAGCTGTACCTCAAATCTTTCATGTCTTTCTATTGCACTACCCAGGAGGATCTTACAGAATGAGGATTTACGAGAGGCCTGACTTTGGaggacagatgatggaattcatTGATGACTGTCCTTCTGTCTACGATCATTTCCATTACCATGACATCCACTCCTGCCATGTGGTGGATGGTTACTGGATCTTCTATAAACATCCAAACTACAGAGGGCAACAGTATTTCACGAGACCTGGTGAATACAGATGATATAGTGACTGGGGAGACTACAGCTCTACTCTAGGATCTATCAGGCACAAGAGGGATTTTTAGCCTGCAACTGTAACACCTGGCTTTATTTTGTTGAATCATTTGTCAATATAACACCCTCTATTACACTGCCCCCTTTCTAATTCACTCATAATTGTGTCCTCATTAAAATAGTTCAAAATAGTTCTGGCATATGGGGGTATCATGGAGAATATATTACCATAGTGAACTCAGTGACAACATCCACATTAAAGTCAGTAATTAGAAAAGGAACAAATACCAGACTAAGGCAGAAGCATTGTGAATGACCTGCCAGCACCAGCCCCTGTTGATGTTTTTTTTAGAATTTCTGGAGTCAGTAAGAGAGAAACTGTACAAGACCCAAGCTGGACCTGCCTCAGTGATGATTATTTCCAACTTTCATGAGGCTTTTGAGACATTTTGCAGCTTACTGAGTCTAATGGCTTGCAAGGTTTCTGCTCTAAATTTAGGTGTgcttccattccctccaccactgatgctgagTGGCAGCTGTGTGTGTTATGCACAAGACACACTTCAGAATttcaccaatgatcctcagaCTGCACCCTCCAAACCCTTAACTActttcatccagaaggacaagggcagctggcATTTGGGAACAGCACCATCTTCAAGCTCGCCTCCAAGACACTCATCCCTCTGACGTAGAAATATATCggcattccttcattgtcactgggccaaaatcctaaaATTCCCTCCCcactggcattgtgggtcaactcacagcaggtggagcgcagaggttcaagaaggcagctcaccaccaccatctcaagggcaactagggatgggcaataaatgctggacagccagtgatgcccacatcccaaagaataaataaattttaaaaaagaaggaaCTTGAATCATTCAACTTCCTCCATTCTTTGCTGCACAATGCCCGAGAAGGTCTTGGCAGAGTCCACGTAGGAATTCTAACTAAGCTCAGAATTTAGTCTCCCTTTGATTCAGAGATCTTTATTCCACCTCCGTAGTCAGACCTCTGGTGAATCTAAAGAACTTTAATCCATGCCAATTGAATCAGTGCGACATTAACAATTTGATGTGGTGACTTCAAGAAAAAGCAGACTGAGAATGTATTTCACAATGAATAAGAAGTACTTGTCCTGAGATGGAACCTAAGGTGATCAATTATTTAGCATTCTAGTTTGCCTCAGAAACATGAAACAAAATTGcacatttcaattaaaattaaatgaaGGTTTATGAATAATTCTCCATTGGGCAGCAATAAGAATGCCTTGCCATTTTATCAAGTCTACAGTTGATGAAAACATCCAAAAGTCTCACGTAAGAGCCTtaaaaaatatttcacattcaccCATATAAAGAGATTTTAGAGCATATGACTGCAACGGTGCTCAAAGAGGTCAATTTTAGGGAATAGCTTAAATGAGAAATGAAGTGTGAAAGAAATTTTTGAAGCGAATTTTAGAGATGGATATTTGTGCTAGATGGCATTCACAACCTGGAATAGTCTGAACGCCAGAGTTTGTTGAGTAAAGGCTGTAGGGCAAGAGAAGATTACTGAGATAAGGAAGAGTGAGGTTTTTGAAGAATTTGAAAAGGAGGTTGAACATTTtaataaaaccaaagaactgaggatgctggaaatctgaaacataaacaaaaatTTCTTGAGAAACccagaaagtctggcagcatctgtggagagaaaagctgTGTTGACATTGCTGGTCCCCTGATCATTCATCAGAACTCAGCTTTTGGATACAGGGTGATGCATAATGGAACTTGGTTCTAGCTAAAATGTTGACGGCAAAACATTGGTTGACCTTTAATTTCCAGCTGCTGCAAAGTGGGAGGCCAGCCAGGTCTGTATTGTGATAGCCGAGTCTAGCGCTAACTAGGCTGAGGGTTTTATTAGGAGATAATAAAACTTACAGGATGGTTATTGAATCAAAGGAggatattcagcccattgtaacAATACTGGCTTTCTATTAGCTCAACTCAGCAAGTTCAGGCCTCTCCTTTTCCTTATATTCAAGCAATATCATTTGATAGGGCTGCCCAGGGCTGAAGCAGCATTACATGGCTGAAAGTGGTTAGGAGTTGAAATAAAGTTGTTGAGGAAGATTTTTTAGCTGAAACAGCAGCTTGCACAGTTTGCTGTTTCAAGTCAAAACTATAAACTACAGTAATTAAATGCCTCATAGAAGGGAAATATCCAGGGTCACAAAATTAAGATAGCAATCATAAGGTCTTTTGAAATGCATACGAAAGAGTCATGTGGgacataatgtggaggtgccactgTTGGGCTGGCATGGACTTTTCACCTGATGATGGAACAGTGCTtcgaaatcttgtgatttcaaataaatctgttgaactataacctggtgtcatgtgcctTCTGACTCCTGTTGAATACGAAGAGAACATGCAACTGTTGCTCCGACAGAAACAATTTGATAAGCAACATCTTTGAGAAATGTTGACAGAAGCCTCAGTACTCAACTGGTCCAAAGTCTGATGTTGATAAAGGGATTGAAGGGAAACGGGTCTGCCTCACATCAGTTAAAGCCCCCAGGTATTTGTAGCCACAGGCTATATATAACATATCGAGTTTAAGCATATCGGCAAAGTTAACAAAATTAGCTGCATTCCTTTGAATATTTAGTCAAAGACAGATAGAAGAAGCCTGTTGTTATTAGTGGGTGAGCACTGAATGACTGGTTGGATGTTCTGGCTACGGAGTGAGAGCATCAAAGTTTTATCAGATTGACTCCTGTGATGGAAATACAAATGTACAAAGAGAGACTGGGTTTGCTAGGACTATGTacactagagtttagaaaaagGGTGTGGCATCTCATATATTGctgcaaaattctaacaggagtagACAGAATGCCCTTGATGaccagggaatccagaaccagggttcaCAGTCTGACCACACTgggttggccatttaggactgagaaggAGTCCTAAAATGGAGAGATTGAACAATCTCTACTCAAAGTAATGTAAGCAAGACACAAACCAATCAGATCTATTGTTGGGGTGGAGGCGTCTGGGACATGGGGGCAGTGGAAAGTGGAAAATGTAAGAAATTGAAGAACAGGAATCATGTCTTGACTACTTTCCTGTGAGTAGAGAGGACCCATTCCCTGCCTTTAATACCTTAATTAAGACGTATTGCGCATCcctttttctctttcaccactAATTACAATGGCTTTGTCTTTTGCGTCAGGCCCCAAATACATCTGATCCCTTCATCCCCTCTCTGCTAATGACAaagcatctttttaaaaaaaatccaatgccTTTCTGTATTGGAGAAGAGCCAGATCCAATTGAAAATATTAGCACTCTGCTTTGCTCtacacagacactgccagacctgctgggatgATCCAACTTCGTCTGTgttagtttcagatttctaacatccacggtattttgctttaattataAAGGATTCTGCTGGGTTGGATAATTATTTCAAGGAACTGAGCAGGCACAAAGAGGTGAATGGCCAGAATTGACACCAGAGGTTTCAATGATTCCAAATCAATTTCTCTTTCTGGGCTTATTGTCTCCTAGAACTGAATATCAAATATCTGTCAAACCTATGTTGGATTCCTGTTAATAAGAATCTATTGAAATGCATTTCTTAAAATCCTTTTTCTTAAACTATTCAATATGGTGCTGGATCATGGTgacagtggaaaagcttttcattgcattttactgctttttctcactgtaaaatacgcATGCCAATAAAATCATACATTCAGTCatcttttctccttcactgattttcttttcataaccACAAAAGAATCCAATCCCACTTCCcctctaagataacaaggtgtagagctggataaatacagcaggccaagcagcatcttaggagcacaaaagctgacgtttcaggtctagacccaccatcagaaaagggggaggggaagggggttctgaaataaatagggagagaactggaggcagatcgaagatgaatgaaggagaagatagatggagaggagacaaacaagtcaaAGAAACgggaaggagccagtaaaggtgagtgtaggtggagaggtagggaggagataggtctgtccagggaggatggacaggtcaagagggtgggattaagttagtaggtaggagatgggggtgcagcttgaggtgggaggaggggataggtgagaggaagaacaggtaagggaggcggggacaagctgggctagttttgggatgtaatgggggaagggagattttgataccattgggctgctgtgttcctaagcggaatatgagttgctgttcctgcaacctttgggtggcgtcattgccgcactgcaggaggcccagggtggacgtgtcgtctgaggaatgggagggggaggtgaaatggttcgcgactgggagctaCAGTTgtttaggtgttctgcaaagtagtccgcaagcctccacctggtttccccaatgtagaggagaccacaacgggtacagcagacaCAGTATatcgcattggcagatgtgcaggtgaacatctgcttgatgtagaacgtcttcttggggcctggaatgggggtgagggaggaggcgtgggggcaggtgcagcacttcctgcggttgcaggggaaggcgccgggtgtggtggggcgagaggagagtgtggagcggacgatagagtcacagagagagtggtccctccggaaggcagacaagggtgggatggaaaaatgtctttggtggtggggtcagattgtagatggcagaagtgttggaggatgttgcgttgtatccggaggttggtggggtggtatgtgaggat
The window above is part of the Stegostoma tigrinum isolate sSteTig4 chromosome 7, sSteTig4.hap1, whole genome shotgun sequence genome. Proteins encoded here:
- the LOC125454060 gene encoding gamma-crystallin M2-like, whose product is MAISKIIFYEDRNFQGRHYECSSDCADLSPYFSCCNSTCVESDCDWWVLYEKPNYMGYQYVLTRGEYPDHQRWMGFKNNIWSYQTYPYIRGSYRMRIYERPDFGGQMMEFIDDCPSVYDHFHYHDIHSCHVVDGYWIFYKHPNYRGQQYFTRPGEYR